The genome window CCAGATGTACAAGCTCTTCCTCTCCCGTTACAAGAACTGCCGGCTCGTCAGCGCCATGAATGGGCTCGAGGCCCTCGACAAGCTGGCCCAGGAGGAGGGGATCGACCTCATTCTCCTGGACATCAACATGCCGGTCATGAACGGCCTCGAGTTCCTGCAGCGCGTCCAGAAGGAGCCCGCCTACCAGGCGATCCCGATCATCATCATCTCGACCGAAGGCAAGGAAGAGGACACCATCCGCGGCCTCAAGATGGGGGCCAAGGGCTACGTCAAGAAACCCTTCCAGGCTTCAGAGCTGCACGGCCTCATCGAGAAGATCACGGCGGAGTAGGAGGCTCTGTGGGGGACTTCCAGGTCTCCGCCGAGCTTCTGAACATCTTCCTCGAAGATGCGCGCGGGCATCTGGAGGCCCTCGACCGCGGCCTCCTCGGCCTGGAGCGGGAGGGGCTGGACCCGGAGACCATGACGGGCCTGCTCGGCCCTCTGCACACCCTGAAGGGCAACAGCGGAATGCTGGGCTTCTCGGGGATCAAGGAC of Vicinamibacteria bacterium contains these proteins:
- a CDS encoding response regulator, which gives rise to MLRKILAVDDSALIHQMYKLFLSRYKNCRLVSAMNGLEALDKLAQEEGIDLILLDINMPVMNGLEFLQRVQKEPAYQAIPIIIISTEGKEEDTIRGLKMGAKGYVKKPFQASELHGLIEKITAE